A single region of the Triticum dicoccoides isolate Atlit2015 ecotype Zavitan chromosome 2B, WEW_v2.0, whole genome shotgun sequence genome encodes:
- the LOC119362313 gene encoding transcription factor bHLH147-like, translating into MAPSSSTSTTASAAADERDRKRKRGAVGEAGTEAEAERTPKWRTRREHEIYSTRLLDALRLVRAGGGVAHSPSPARQVREAADRALAVAARGRSRWSRAILASRRAHRVHRVRLHAPAPSPAPALPRRASPGASSSGSTTSSSAPALARKAKALGRLVPGCRKLPFPALLSEASDYIAALEMQVRAMAALAQALSAVSPPP; encoded by the coding sequence ATGGCGCCCTCCTCCTCGACCTCCAccacggcgtcggcggcggcggacgagcgggACCGCAAGCGCAAGCGGGGCGCCGTTGGCGAGGCGgggacggaggcggaggcggagaggACGCCCAAGTGGCGGACGCGGCGGGAGCACGAGATCTACTCCACCAGGCTGCTCGACGCGCTCCGCCTCGTGCGCGCCGGGGGCGGCGTCGCCCACTCCCCGTCCCCGGCACGCCAGGTGCGCGAAGCGGCCGACCGcgcgctcgccgtcgccgcccgcggcCGCTCCCGCTGGAGCCGCGCCATCCTCGCCTCTCGCCGCGCTCACCGCGTGCACCGCGTGCGCCTCCACGCTCCGGCACCATCCCCTGCACCTGCTCTGCCACGGCGCGCTTCGCCGGGCGCGTCCTCCTCCGGctcgaccacctcctcctccgcgccGGCGCTGGCGAGGAAGGCGAAGGCGCTGGGGCGGCTGGTGCCGGGGTGCCGGAAGCTGCCGTTCCCGGCGCTCCTGTCCGAGGCGTCCGACTACATCGCCGCGCTGGAGATGCAGGTGCGCGCCATGGCGGCGCTCGCGCAGGCTCTCTCCGCCGTCTCCCCGCCGCCGTGA